From Mytilus edulis chromosome 9, xbMytEdul2.2, whole genome shotgun sequence, the proteins below share one genomic window:
- the LOC139488526 gene encoding uncharacterized protein, translating to MLSSSSTQPENSSNNDSQGQMLAVFQPPLSSDPNINTSSDGELLNFNSYAENPYACDMLRHSIPLDYHVSNKVKSDVWCDNYVNFALLLPSNIDDTCNESTLFENLNITISNRKSNKELLSIHQWTNAFDIFMSIYLEKNLRSARALIKYGFNVRSLCKSLGFQAAKVYDEKFRKIRKILGLQWDQINDELWRSAALYERQSDFSGQNKKSYAKTSNSAPNSFQRRAQHQYQFPNGYCWAFCKSGECTAKFCKLKHQCVHCSKKHCTLTCPEQKGKQANFVKTSNTNKG from the coding sequence ATGTTGTCGTCATCATCCACACAACCAGAAAATTCATCAAATAATGACTCTCAGGGACAAATGTTAGCTGTCTTCCAACCGCCATTGTCTTCAGATCCTAATATTAACACGTCTTCTGATGGTGAGCTGTTAAACTTTAACTCGTATGCCGAGAATCCTTATGCTTGTGACATGTTGAGACATTCTATACCTTTAGATTACCATGTCAGCAATAAGGTTAAATCTGATGTTTGGTGTGATAACTATGTAAATTTTGCTTTATTATTACCTTCTAACATTGATGATACATGTAATGAATCAACATTATTTGAGAATTTGAATATAACAATTTCAAATAGGAAGTCTAACAAAGAGCTTTTGTCCATTCACCAATGGACAAATGCTTTTGACATATTTATGTCTATATATCTTGAAAAGAATTTGAGGTCGGCTAGAGCATTGATTAAATATGGTTTTAATGTACGGTCATTATGCAAGTCCTTGGGTTTCCAAGCCGCTAAAGTATATGATGAGAAATTTAGAAAGATAAGAAAAATTTTAGGGTTACAATGGGATCAAATCAATGATGAACTTTGGCGATCTGCTGCTTTATATGAAAGACAATCTGATTTTTCAGGTCAAAATAAGAAGTCGTATGCTAAAACCTCAAACTCAGCCCCAAATTCTTTTCAAAGGAGGGCCCAGCATCAGTATCAATTCCCAAATGGCTATTGCTGGGCCTTCTGTAAATCAGGGGAATGCAcagcaaagttttgtaaactcAAACACCAATGTGTACACTGCAGCAAGAAACACTGTACCCTTACATGTCCAGAGCAAAAAGGAAAACAGGCAAACTTTGTCAAAACTTCCAACACCAATAAAGGTTGA